In Macadamia integrifolia cultivar HAES 741 chromosome 13, SCU_Mint_v3, whole genome shotgun sequence, one DNA window encodes the following:
- the LOC122059082 gene encoding uncharacterized protein LOC122059082: protein MGTEISKFFHLSAKMQRNKNTIRALKKQDGSIVEGQNQLGDYIVDFYERFQGVSPIVDYVELLDSIPMVLQQDDLYHLDSLPGNAKINKAVWELDPNSSPSRNGFYAAFYRKCWNIVEKDVCSAVRFFFSTSCMPRGVNNNFLVLIPKEDGVVSLDKFHSLCMGNFFCKIIAKVMVMRLENLLPSLISEEQGAFQKGKLIHDNISVASELANLMFSSTRGVALV from the coding sequence ATGGGGACAGAAATCTCTAAATTCTTTCATTTATCTGCaaaaatgcaaagaaataaaaatactaTTAGAGCTCTCAAAAAGCAGGATGGATCGATCGTTGAAGGACAAAACCAGTTGGGTGACTATATTGTGGATTTCTATGAGAGATTTCAAGGAGTTAGTCCTATAGTGGATTATGTAGAACTTTTGGACAGCATCCCGATGGTTCTTCAGCAGGACGATTTATACCATCTTGACTCTCTTCCTGGAAATGCAAAGATTAATAAGGCAGTGTGGGAATTAGATCCTAATAGCTCGCCTAGCCGAAATGGCTTCTATGCTGCCTTTTACAGGAAATGTTGGAATATTGTGGAAAAGGATGTGTGCAGTGCGGTGAGATTTTTCTTCAGTACTAGCTGTATGCCCAGGGGAGTTAATAATAACTTCCTTGTCCTGATTCCAAAAGAGGACGGTGTGGTGTCCTTGGATAAATTCCATTCTCTGTGCATGGGAAATTTCTTCTGCAAAATTATTGCGAAGGTGATGGTCATGCGCTTAGAGAATCTGCTTCCCAGTCTTATTTCGGAAGAACAGGGCGCTTTTCAGAAGGGGAAGCTGATTCATGACAACATTAGCGTGGCATCTGAGCTGGCGAACCTGATGTTCTCTTCCACAAGAGGGGTGGCCTTGGTCTAA